The Flavobacteriales bacterium region CGGTATGTATGCAAAGATGACCACGAATAGAGGAGAGATACTGCTCTCATTGGAATTTGAAAAGGTGCCTGTGACCGTGGCCAACTTCGTTGGGCTAGCAGAAGGGACCATTCCCAATGACCATAAAGAGTTAGGGGAGCCATATTACGATGGACAGATCTTCCATCGGGTGATATCCAAGGCCAATGGGGATCAACAGGATTTCATGATACAAGGTGGGGATCCACTAGGCAAGGGTATAGGTGGCCCGGGATACAAATTCGAGGATGAATTCCATCCTGAACTCAGGCACGATCGTCCCGGTGTGCTTTCTATGGCCAATTCAGGTCCTGGGACCAACGGAAGTCAATTCTTCATCACGCATCTACCTACTCCTTGGTTGGATGATAGACATAGTGTATTTGGTTATGTCATTGAAGGACAGTCTGTCGTAGACTCCACTCTACAGGGTGATGTGATAGAGAAACTAGAGATCATCCGTGTGGGAAAAGCAGCCAAGAATTTTGATGAAGTGGCCATATTCGGTGATCGTGGGAGTAAAGGAAGCTGATTTCTAAGGGCATCTTTGCGTTATGGTATAACAAACTATAAGCGCATCTGTCTAACGAAAGAACCACTTTGTTTATCGACAGAATCATTGTGTACATCGGAAGACTCTTCATTTTAAAGGGTAACCTTCTGCATTCTCTCTCGTAGAACATACTGGTCGGCAGAAAAGTCCGTACCAATTTAGAGGATGTGTTTTCGTATTTCCCTTGGCATTTTCCTGCTCTTGCTTGGCATTCACTTATCTGCAGCAGACAGATATTGGGTAGCATCGACTCCAGGCAATTGGAGTGATATCAACAATTGGTCAAATGAATCTGAAGGACAAGGTGGATTCAGTATTCCAGGTCCTGAAGACAAAGTGTTCTTCGATGAATTCAGCATTGGTAATTGTATCGTAGATATCCCTATGGACATTGCTGCTTTGGAGTTCAAACCCGAATTTCAAGGGACGATGATGCAGCTGGGACATTCCATCAGTATTGGTGAGGTTGGATTTGTTCTGAAGGGAGGAACCTTCATAGGTGGAACCGCACCTATATACTCAATCGAGAAGTTGGAAATCGATGGTACTGATTTCACTTCTACAACAGATACCTTATTCATTTCCAACGACCTCGAATTAAAGCGCGGGCAATTCCATCATAATGACGGTACTATCGAGTTCAATTCGCCAGCGCGTGCTAAATTCATTAACGATCTGAATGAACACTTCAAAGTACATAATGTAGTGGTTCGCGTGGGTGCTGGTGAAGACTTCGAAATAGGACATGGAGATAGTCTATGGGTGGAGAACAGGATCGATCTTTTCTCTGGAATCCTGAGGCACGGTGAACTCGTAGTCGAAGATACTGCCTATGTGCATTCGACATGGGACCAAGGTGATGCGAATATCACCTTCATGGGTCAAGGAAATTCCTATTATATCTTGGACAACGGCACCTGGAACACCAATGACGTGTATGTGCAGAAAGACTCTTCATCTGATAGCCTCATTGTTGAAGACGGTGATGGGGATGGACAGATCCAGTTAGGGCAATTCAATAGAGAGATAGAGGTCAGGAGGGGTATCATGTCATTTGATGCCGATACACAGGTCGATCTGGATTTTCAAGAAGTCATCAATAATCCGGGTGGAACGCTTGTCGGTACCAATGATACGCTCCTCATCAGTGGTGATTACACCAATCTGGGAGGTCGGTATAGCCATAACTCGGGTACGGTGCGCTTCGATGGAACCGGTGATGTCGATTTCCGCTGTGACAATATGGTCACGGATAGATTTCACAATGTGGACATCGAACTTATTCCGGGTAAACAACTACTGATCGATGTTGGGGATTCCCTATGGGTGGAAGGTAGACTACAATTGGGTTCGGGTAAGATGCCCAGAGCCGATGTAGTTGTAGAAGACACTGCCTATGTGACCAGTGGTTGGCTAGGCGGTGATGCAGACATCACCTTCGCAGGCTCAGGAAACTCCTTCTATCTGTTCGACAGTGGTACATGGAATGAGAACAATGTTTATATCCATAAAGAGACCTTGACGGATACCACCTTTATCAAGGATGTGGATAACGATGGCTGGCTGAACTTGGGTGAAGACCAGAAGATCATCAAGATAACTGAAGGTACCCTCGCCTTTGAGGACGGAGTCAATGTGGATCTGGATTTCGGTGAAGTTCAAAATAACCCCGGAGGCGAACTTATTGGCGCAATGGATACATTGCTCCTAGGTGGTGATTACATTAATTATGGAGGGCTCTTCACCCACAATGGGGGTACAGTGCGATTCGATTCCGACAACGATGTGACATTCCATTGCGTGAATGAACCAACCGATCGATTCCATAATATCCACATCAAGACCACGGGTGTGCATAAGGTCTTTATAGACACCTTGAAGAATATGCATGTTGAGAATCGACTGCAGCTGAGTATCGGACATCTCAGACGAGGTACAGCAGTAGTGGAAGATACAGCCTATGTAGAGACCACCTGGTCTGGAGGTAATGCGGATATCAGATTCATTGGATCAGGAACCTCTCATTATCTATTCGATAATAACGATTGGAATACCAATAACGTCACCATTGATAAGGATGATCCTTCTGATACTACGTTCATCAAGAAAGTACAGCCAAATGGACTTCTACAATTAGGAGATGATGACCACAACCTCACCATATTGAACGGGGTTTTGGCATTCGCAGAAGGAGTAGAGCTGCAATTGGATTATTTCCAATTGGAGAACAGCAGCGGTGGTACTTTGTACTCCACGTCCGATACGCTACATCTCTTAGGAAATTATGTCAATAATGGAGGTCTACTCGTTCACAACAACGGAACCGTTCGATTCATCGGTACACGGGACGTTCAATACTTCTGTTCTACAGTTCCCACGGACCATTTCTTCAATGTGGATATTGAAAGAGAAGGCGGTAAGAAGATCACAATACATGAAGGACACAACCTGTGGGTGGAGAATAAGCTATTGTTCGTCAAAGGAATCCTGGATGGAGGAACAGTCACTGTGGAAGACACAGCCTATGTCACACCAACCTGGCAGAGAGGTAGCTCCGATCTCAATTTCAGTGGATCCGGCAACTCGTATTATTTCTTGGACGAAAATAGTTGGAATACGAACAACGTGAGCATCTCCAAGTATGCTCCAACTGATTCCACTTTCATCAGAGAAGTAGATAATGATAAGTTATTGGACCTTGGGCGCATCGATAAGTACCTCAACATCAATTCTGGTGTCCTGGTCTTTCAGGATAGTGTGGTCGCTGACTTGAATTTCCGAGCTACAAGGATCCATCCTGATGGGACTCTCCTAGGCTCCACCGGAGAATTGAATCTCTTAGGTGATTATATCAATCTAGGTGGAAATTTCAGTCACAATTTCGGAATAGTGAATTTCGATGGAGATGAGAATGCGGTCTTTCAAATGGACAAGGCACCTTCAGATCAATTCTACAACGTCTTCTTCGATAAGCCACATGGTAGGATGTTGACCTTGGTTGAAGATGACACGCTGAGAGTGGGCAACGATCTGGTACTCATGGAAGGACATTCTGACCAAGGTGTGTTCAAGGTCGAAGGAAATGTGACCATCGAGAGTAACTATGATCGAGGAACGACCAAGCTCATGTTCGCTGGGGCCAATGATCAGTCATTCAGACTCGAAGGGAAAAAGGACAATTTCGATGCGGACGTCTATATCGATAAGCCCACGGTCTCTGATGTTATCTTGCAATCTAAGTTCGAAATGACTGCTCCTCAGCAGACGCTTCATCTCAAAAAAGGAATGCTGGTCACCAACCATGACTCATTGCTCATACTCGAGCATGGTACGTATTGGACAGATGCCAGTGCTATCAGTTATATCGATGGCCCGATAGAGAAGTTCGGTAATGAGGCCTTCACCTTCCCAGTTGGCAAGAATGGTATATATGCTCCGATTTCAATCTCTGCACCCGAGAATGATGGCCATTCATTTGTTGGAGAGTATTTCAGAGGGGATGCCGGATCCGCTTATGACGGTCAATCCTTGGCCTCTGGGCTTCATCATGTATCGCAGAGCGAGTACTGGATATTGGATAGAGAACATGGAGCTTCAGATGTGTTCGTTACGCTATCGTACGATACTGTTCGAAGTGGCGGCATCGATGCACTTATTCAAGTGGTGGTCTCGCGTTGGGATGGTGCAATGTGGCAAGACCACGGCAATGATGTTGAGTATACTGGTATGGAATTTCCCGGAGCTGGAACAATCACCACTGCGCAAGCAGTTACAGATTTCAGCCCGTTCACCTTTGCATCACGTACTCATTTCAATCCATTACCGGTCGAATTCCTTTATTTCAAAGCAGAGAAGAATGACAATGCAGTAGATATTTCTTGGGCAACGGGATTAGAGGTGAATAGTGATAATTTCTTGATCTTACATTCCATGGATGGAATGGAATGGACTGTACTAGGTGACATACAGGCAGCTGGGTTCTCTAGTGCTGAGAGGACGTATCGTTTCACCCATGATAGTCCTTTGCAAGGGACGAATTACTATCGCTTGAGACAAGTTGATTTTGACGGGCACTCTGAGTATACAGATGTCGAGGCAGTAAACTTCTCGAACCTATTCATAGATGACATTCATCTTTTCCCAAACCCTACAAAAGGCCTTGTTTCACTCGAAGGATATAGCGGAGAAATCGATGAGATCAGACTGTTTGATATCACCGGACGTGATTGGTCTGAAAGGCTGATCATTCGTCCGTTGGCAGGACAGACCTATTTGATCGATCTAACACTCCTCCCTGAGGGCATATATATGCTGAGAGCTATAGGATTCAGCCGGACTTTGGTCAAAAACTGACATACCCTTTTAAAGTTCCGAAAAATCAGGAATCCACTGATCGAACGTACTTGGCTATAAGCCCAAGATCCTGTCTTTACATACCATCGGTACTTATTGTAACTATTACTATAATCTGTGCGTACATAAGGATAGTTAAAAATGGAGCTTCTTGTAGAAAGGAGTCTGAACAATCAACCACATGGCTAGAATATTACCCTTGCTGCTTCTCTTGTTGTGGAGCATATCTGCCCTAGCGGGCAATCGTTATTGGATCGCTGGTTCCACTGGGAACTGGAGTGATTCAGCTAATTGGTCCGATGAACCCGGAGAGGAAGATGACGATGATGATGATGACGATGATGAAGACGGTGTAAGCGTTCCTGGTCCAGGCGACATCGTGTATTTCACAGAAGACAGGACTGGAGATTGCATTATCGATATTACTGTCGATGTAAAAGGCATGCGCATCGAATCCGGATATACCGGTACGATCCAGCAAGGATCACACCCAGTATCCATTGGAAACAGCTCATTCAAGATAGAAGGTGGGACCTTCCAAGGTGGGTCTGCGAGCATTCAGTGCAACAAGCATTTCATTCTGGATGGAGGAACCTTTATCTCTACCAGTGATATGCTTACAGTAGTCCAGAATTTCAAGATTCTGGAGGGAACGTTCACACACAATGCCGGTACAGTAGAGTTCTCACCTACAGGCACCAAAGAATTCAGATGTGATAATGCACCTGCCGACCGTTTCCACCACGTGATCGTTAATGCCACTGATGGAGTTAAGCTGAACATACGTTCGGGAGATACGCTGTATGTCACCGATCGATTGGATCTCACCTCTGGACAGTTGGGTCAAGGAACCGTTGCCGTGGAAGGTGAATGCCATATCGATGCTGGATGGGATCATGGAAATGCTGAGTTGATCTTCACAGGTAGTGGGTCATCGGAGTTATTCCTACACGATGCCAACTGGAATGACTCGCATATTCAGATGCTCAAGACCTCCATTGATTCTTTGATTCTCAGAGACGGTGATGGAGATGGGCAGATGACTTTAGGTTCATCAGACAATGACCTGACGATTTCTACCGGAAACCTGGTATTTGAGTCGGGAGTAGATGTCGAATTGCTTTTCGATGAGGTGGTCATCGAACAGAACGGAAAAATGATCGCTACGGATGGAACGCTGTACATCAATAAGGATCTCACCCTGAACGGGGGTGAATTCGTGCACAACAATGGAATTCTACGTTTCCAAGGTGCTGATCTTTCAGACATCAACTTGAACAATGGTTCTGACCTCATAGCATACAAGCTCATTCTGGACAAGGATGATGGAGAGAAACTACGACTGGACGCGAGTGATTCACTGCGTGTTCTTAATGACCTGACCTTATTGAATGGAGAATTGGACCGTGGAACACTAGTCATCGAGGGTAATGTATCCGTTGCCTCTACATATGATCAAGGGGATATGGTATGGGTGTTCAGCGGAGATGCAGAACAGTTGCTCTCTGTCAATACATCAGACAACGAGTTGGAGACCGATATCTATTTGAACAAGTCAGGTTCATCTGTCACTTTAGAGACTCCATTGAAACTCTTGGATTCTGATTACAGCCTCTATATGCAAGAGGGAACGATGAAGACAACTCGGGAAGACTTGCTGTATATCGGTGATAATGTCACTATAGAGAACGCAAGCGGGACCAGCTTTATAGATGGACCCATAGAAAAGATCGGAGATGAGTCTTTCACCTTCCCTGTAGGAAGGAATGGGATCTACGCACCTATTGCTATCTCTGCGCCATCCAACAGTTCTCACTCCTTCATCGGAGAGTACTTCGAAGTGGATCCTGCCGGGGCTTATGACAGTGAATCCCTGGACTTCACGCTGGATCACGTATCAGGAACAGAATATTGGATATTGGACCGGAATGTCGGGAACTCACCTGTATATGTCACCTTGACCTACAATACCGAGCGCAGTGGTAACATCGATGACCTCTCAGAAGTAGTTGTGGCTCGCTGGGATGGGTCCGAGTGGAAGGATCATGGCAACAATGTCTTGATCCCTGGACAGGAAGTACCTTCTTCCGGTTCTTTGACCACTTCACAAGCTGTGACTGATTTCAGTCCCTTCACTTTTGCTTCCCGTTCATTCAACAATCCACTACCCGTAGAATTCATCTATTTCAATGCTACGGTCGATAGGAGGGATGTGATCTTGGACTGGGCTACAGGAGCTGAGGTCAACAGCGAAAATTTTGAGATACAACGCAGTCAAGATGGACATGTTTGGGAGACTATAGATGAAGTGGAGGCTGCTGGAAACTCCAGCGTGGAGATCCAGTATCGCTGCAAAGACAATGATCCATTCACGGGAGTGAGCTACTATAGATTGAAGCAGAACGACCTGGATGGTGCGTTCGAATATTCGGATATCGAAGTAGTAGAAGTAGGTGTACTTACCATGAGCGAGCAGGTCAAGGCCTATCCCAATCCTACGCAAGGAGCATTCACGCTAGAAGGATATATCCAAGATATCGAGAGTATCAAGATGTTCGATGTGACAGGTTGGGAGGTGACTCAGGCCATTACGGTCAAAGAGATGTCAGCTACGATGACAGTAGTCAACATGGATAATCTGCCCGAAGGAATTTACATTCTGTATTGTGATAATCAAGCCATCAAAGTCTATAACCGACCCTGATGTGCTGACTAGGTAGAAACGCTGGAAAAGCCCCGTGATGAACGGGGCTTTTCTTTTATCCAATAGTGCACCCACTGCATTCCATAGGCACATTTCACCCGTCCATGTAAATTGTTCCGTCACGGGTACGGGCAACATCTAGATTCATGTCATCGTTCCTCTTTGTGAAACCGTAGGAAAAACCATTGACATGTTGAAATCATTCTTTTGGATGTGTTCTGGAGCAGATCCAGACCTCCTGGCCGAGTGTTCTAAATCCGAGCAGATCAAGTATGCAGGGGTAGGCGGCACTGTATTTTTCACCGCTGTGATGGCCTTTATCGCATCGGCCTATGCGCTCTATACCGTATTCGACTCCATTCCCATCGCTCTGGCCTTCGGGTTCATCTGGGGGCTGCTGATCTTCAACCTGGACCGTTTCATCGTTTCCAGCATTCGCAAGCAGGAGGACAAGATGGATGAGCTCATGCAGGCTTTTCCACGGATCGTATTGGCGGTGATCATCGCGGTGGTCATCTCCAAGCCTTTGGAGCTCAAGATTTTCGAGAAGGAGATCGATCGGGTCCTGCTCGAACAGAAGAATACGATGACCTTGGCCAATCAGGATCAAGTGGGGGCCATATATGCCGATGAGTTGGCTCGATTGAATAGCGAAACTGAACAGATCGATCAAAAGATCGCTAACAAAGAGAATGAGGTAAATGCTCTATACGATACCTACATAGCCGAGGCCGAAGGCCGTGATGGTACCATGCTACTGGGCAAGGGGCCGGTGTACAAGGAGAAACGGGAGAAACATGATGCCATGCTGGCCGAATTGAGCGAACTGAAGTCTGAAGGCAAAGAGCAGAAAGCACTTTTGGCCACTGCCATTGCCGATCTGGAACTCAAGGAAAAGGAACATCTGGCGGCCACCCAGCCCGTGATCGATGGTTTCGATGGACTTATGGCCCGTATCGATGCTCTAGGTGAATTGCCTTGGCTCCCTTCCTTCTTCATCTTCTTGCTCTTCTTGGCCATAGAGACCTCACCGGTCATAGCCAAATTGCTCACACCTGCCGGGAGCTATGACATCAGATTCAATGAATCAGAAGAGAAAGTAGCCGTATGGGCTGCTCAGCTCAGAGACCAGCGATTGGCACTACTCAGTGCAGATAAGGCCATGAATAAGAAAGTCTATGAGAGTATTGCAGAAGAGGAGGAGACCTATCACTATAAGAAACAGCAAGCTCGAGCACTTATCCGTTTTCAGTCCGATGCATTTCTCGAGGAGCAGAAAAGACTTGCCAAGACGTGAATTCGAGAACTTATTCGATAACGACTTTATAGGTGCCTATGGCATTATCGCAAGTCACTCTCAACGTATACAGTCCAGACACGAAGTCATTTACTTCCAGTTGCATCAACTGCTCTGACACATTGACTTCCTGATAGACCACTTTACCCCTGACGTCCATTAACTCCAGCGATTGGATGTTATCCAGCGTTTTGAAATCAATGGTCAGGATATCTCGGGCCGGATTGGGTGAGAGGGTGATGTCATCTGCATCCAGTTCTTCGATACCGACAGAACTCATATCGATGCAATTGGACGTACTCTCACAGTTATATTGAGAAATGATAACAGCATACTCGCCATTATCCATTGGCGTGAAGCTGCTCTCGGTGGCCCCTGTGATCGGAGTATTGCTTGTACAGTTTATCCACTGATATGAAACACCGGGGTTATCTGTCTGTGCGACCAAAGTACCCAGTTCATTTTCGATAGTCACCTCGAAAGGAGGGAGGTCGAAGGCCTGCACTTGATCCGTTCGGCTGAACGAGCTTCCTTGATCTGCGCTGAATCCGAGTCCTCTATTGGCGAAGACATCCCATATCAGGCAATGATTCGCACCACCATAATTCAAAAGGTCCGCTTCTAGAATAGCATCACGTCCATCAACAAATCCAGGGCTGCATGATTGTAGTTTGAGCCCATCGATGACCAATTGCATCGCAATATTGTTTCCTCCCGTGCCATTGTAGAAATCAGCATCATATCCATATTCTTCGATCAAAGCCCAGTTCATATCCCATAGCATGGATGCCCATACGAACCCTATTCCATGGGGTAGGGAGATGGAATTAGTATTGTTGGTCGCTGAATAGGTGAAATTATTGACTGAGGGAGAGGTGCTATAAGGCGCAGGACGGATGCCTGTACCGCTATTAGGCTGGTCGATCACATAGGTTCCTACACCACGAGGGTCCTCGGGTTGATCGCCTTCTACCATGGTGAGCATGATGCCGAACCAGTCGGACCAACCTTCACCCATCTGCTCGTCATTGGCCAAACAGTTCGAATTATTAGCACCACCGGTCAATCGGATAGAGATGCCATGACCATATTCATGGGCCACGATGCCATTGTCAAAGGAACTATCGAAGGCTACCAGATCGGCCGACCCATCGACCAACGTCCCATTGACGATCTCGCCATCTTCCAAGGCGTTCATGATCGGCTGTCCTTGCGCTGCAGAAAGCATGATGGAAGGGATGCTCACCAGACCACCTACATCACCTGCCCCCATGGTGACGGGGTCTCCTGATACATTATTGACGATGATCACAGCGACAGCTCCTTCTTCTTCCGCAGCTAGCACCTTGAAACCGAACTCACAGGAGCCTCTTCGGATGACAGCGATCTTTCCATTCAGTTCGGATCCGTTGGCAATATCCTCACAGGCATCGAATTCGTCACCTCCCGATCCATCCGTGACCAATACCAGATCCGCTATGATCGGAATACTCGGTATGCCCGGTCCGAATGCGGCATTGCTGTTCTCATAGGTGATGTCCAATGAAGCATCTGTAGGAGGGGAGTTGACAAAGAAATCGCTGCTACCGCTCCCATCGGTCCAGAGATACATCTGCATACGAGGTCTGGTACCATCGGTAGGTGTGGAGAAATTTGCATTGTTCAGCCCCGATCCATCCTGGGATTCAGCACGCACATAATCATTTTCTGCTCCTCCAGCGTTCAGATAGTTCTCTTCTTGGAAATTTCCGCTCTGCTCATCGAATCCATACTGATACCATACATCATGCATGATATTGTTCATGTAGAACAGATTGGTAGTGGCAGCATCCAGATTATCCAATGCCGGTTGCTCGATATCATAGGGGAAATCGAATATCAGGTCACCGCCTCCATCAGGAGCCTCACCGACCAGATCATTGCTATTGCGGTCCTCATATGCGTGGACATTGTTCCCGCGTGTAGTAGAGAACTCATCTCCTGGGACGCCATTGGTATCATGCCATCCGAATGGGGATGCGATCGGATCTTCTGCATTACTCACAAAAGTCCTAGGTC contains the following coding sequences:
- a CDS encoding T9SS type A sorting domain-containing protein, with product VNGLEIENGTANFNLLDGKVFSMGDRMVRDIYSKANSPQPILGPEEAIVRAAEQLNIAMQGSIQVLETMSPTEFLYDKGDFSLEHVPVKLVYHSTGEVLRLSWDLSISTTDENDWWSVRIDALTGEMIGQNNWTTHCQFENCGHPGKDLQERMEALSMSEHLASPPPPPGTYNVFAIPVESPAHGPRTFVSNAEDPIASPFGWHDTNGVPGDEFSTTRGNNVHAYEDRNSNDLVGEAPDGGGDLIFDFPYDIEQPALDNLDAATTNLFYMNNIMHDVWYQYGFDEQSGNFQEENYLNAGGAENDYVRAESQDGSGLNNANFSTPTDGTRPRMQMYLWTDGSGSSDFFVNSPPTDASLDITYENSNAAFGPGIPSIPIIADLVLVTDGSGGDEFDACEDIANGSELNGKIAVIRRGSCEFGFKVLAAEEEGAVAVIIVNNVSGDPVTMGAGDVGGLVSIPSIMLSAAQGQPIMNALEDGEIVNGTLVDGSADLVAFDSSFDNGIVAHEYGHGISIRLTGGANNSNCLANDEQMGEGWSDWFGIMLTMVEGDQPEDPRGVGTYVIDQPNSGTGIRPAPYSTSPSVNNFTYSATNNTNSISLPHGIGFVWASMLWDMNWALIEEYGYDADFYNGTGGNNIAMQLVIDGLKLQSCSPGFVDGRDAILEADLLNYGGANHCLIWDVFANRGLGFSADQGSSFSRTDQVQAFDLPPFEVTIENELGTLVAQTDNPGVSYQWINCTSNTPITGATESSFTPMDNGEYAVIISQYNCESTSNCIDMSSVGIEELDADDITLSPNPARDILTIDFKTLDNIQSLELMDVRGKVVYQEVNVSEQLMQLEVNDFVSGLYTLRVTCDNAIGTYKVVIE
- a CDS encoding DUF4407 domain-containing protein, coding for MLKSFFWMCSGADPDLLAECSKSEQIKYAGVGGTVFFTAVMAFIASAYALYTVFDSIPIALAFGFIWGLLIFNLDRFIVSSIRKQEDKMDELMQAFPRIVLAVIIAVVISKPLELKIFEKEIDRVLLEQKNTMTLANQDQVGAIYADELARLNSETEQIDQKIANKENEVNALYDTYIAEAEGRDGTMLLGKGPVYKEKREKHDAMLAELSELKSEGKEQKALLATAIADLELKEKEHLAATQPVIDGFDGLMARIDALGELPWLPSFFIFLLFLAIETSPVIAKLLTPAGSYDIRFNESEEKVAVWAAQLRDQRLALLSADKAMNKKVYESIAEEEETYHYKKQQARALIRFQSDAFLEEQKRLAKT
- a CDS encoding peptidylprolyl isomerase yields the protein MYAKMTTNRGEILLSLEFEKVPVTVANFVGLAEGTIPNDHKELGEPYYDGQIFHRVISKANGDQQDFMIQGGDPLGKGIGGPGYKFEDEFHPELRHDRPGVLSMANSGPGTNGSQFFITHLPTPWLDDRHSVFGYVIEGQSVVDSTLQGDVIEKLEIIRVGKAAKNFDEVAIFGDRGSKGS
- a CDS encoding T9SS type A sorting domain-containing protein, coding for MLGIHLSAADRYWVASTPGNWSDINNWSNESEGQGGFSIPGPEDKVFFDEFSIGNCIVDIPMDIAALEFKPEFQGTMMQLGHSISIGEVGFVLKGGTFIGGTAPIYSIEKLEIDGTDFTSTTDTLFISNDLELKRGQFHHNDGTIEFNSPARAKFINDLNEHFKVHNVVVRVGAGEDFEIGHGDSLWVENRIDLFSGILRHGELVVEDTAYVHSTWDQGDANITFMGQGNSYYILDNGTWNTNDVYVQKDSSSDSLIVEDGDGDGQIQLGQFNREIEVRRGIMSFDADTQVDLDFQEVINNPGGTLVGTNDTLLISGDYTNLGGRYSHNSGTVRFDGTGDVDFRCDNMVTDRFHNVDIELIPGKQLLIDVGDSLWVEGRLQLGSGKMPRADVVVEDTAYVTSGWLGGDADITFAGSGNSFYLFDSGTWNENNVYIHKETLTDTTFIKDVDNDGWLNLGEDQKIIKITEGTLAFEDGVNVDLDFGEVQNNPGGELIGAMDTLLLGGDYINYGGLFTHNGGTVRFDSDNDVTFHCVNEPTDRFHNIHIKTTGVHKVFIDTLKNMHVENRLQLSIGHLRRGTAVVEDTAYVETTWSGGNADIRFIGSGTSHYLFDNNDWNTNNVTIDKDDPSDTTFIKKVQPNGLLQLGDDDHNLTILNGVLAFAEGVELQLDYFQLENSSGGTLYSTSDTLHLLGNYVNNGGLLVHNNGTVRFIGTRDVQYFCSTVPTDHFFNVDIEREGGKKITIHEGHNLWVENKLLFVKGILDGGTVTVEDTAYVTPTWQRGSSDLNFSGSGNSYYFLDENSWNTNNVSISKYAPTDSTFIREVDNDKLLDLGRIDKYLNINSGVLVFQDSVVADLNFRATRIHPDGTLLGSTGELNLLGDYINLGGNFSHNFGIVNFDGDENAVFQMDKAPSDQFYNVFFDKPHGRMLTLVEDDTLRVGNDLVLMEGHSDQGVFKVEGNVTIESNYDRGTTKLMFAGANDQSFRLEGKKDNFDADVYIDKPTVSDVILQSKFEMTAPQQTLHLKKGMLVTNHDSLLILEHGTYWTDASAISYIDGPIEKFGNEAFTFPVGKNGIYAPISISAPENDGHSFVGEYFRGDAGSAYDGQSLASGLHHVSQSEYWILDREHGASDVFVTLSYDTVRSGGIDALIQVVVSRWDGAMWQDHGNDVEYTGMEFPGAGTITTAQAVTDFSPFTFASRTHFNPLPVEFLYFKAEKNDNAVDISWATGLEVNSDNFLILHSMDGMEWTVLGDIQAAGFSSAERTYRFTHDSPLQGTNYYRLRQVDFDGHSEYTDVEAVNFSNLFIDDIHLFPNPTKGLVSLEGYSGEIDEIRLFDITGRDWSERLIIRPLAGQTYLIDLTLLPEGIYMLRAIGFSRTLVKN
- a CDS encoding T9SS type A sorting domain-containing protein, giving the protein MARILPLLLLLLWSISALAGNRYWIAGSTGNWSDSANWSDEPGEEDDDDDDDDDEDGVSVPGPGDIVYFTEDRTGDCIIDITVDVKGMRIESGYTGTIQQGSHPVSIGNSSFKIEGGTFQGGSASIQCNKHFILDGGTFISTSDMLTVVQNFKILEGTFTHNAGTVEFSPTGTKEFRCDNAPADRFHHVIVNATDGVKLNIRSGDTLYVTDRLDLTSGQLGQGTVAVEGECHIDAGWDHGNAELIFTGSGSSELFLHDANWNDSHIQMLKTSIDSLILRDGDGDGQMTLGSSDNDLTISTGNLVFESGVDVELLFDEVVIEQNGKMIATDGTLYINKDLTLNGGEFVHNNGILRFQGADLSDINLNNGSDLIAYKLILDKDDGEKLRLDASDSLRVLNDLTLLNGELDRGTLVIEGNVSVASTYDQGDMVWVFSGDAEQLLSVNTSDNELETDIYLNKSGSSVTLETPLKLLDSDYSLYMQEGTMKTTREDLLYIGDNVTIENASGTSFIDGPIEKIGDESFTFPVGRNGIYAPIAISAPSNSSHSFIGEYFEVDPAGAYDSESLDFTLDHVSGTEYWILDRNVGNSPVYVTLTYNTERSGNIDDLSEVVVARWDGSEWKDHGNNVLIPGQEVPSSGSLTTSQAVTDFSPFTFASRSFNNPLPVEFIYFNATVDRRDVILDWATGAEVNSENFEIQRSQDGHVWETIDEVEAAGNSSVEIQYRCKDNDPFTGVSYYRLKQNDLDGAFEYSDIEVVEVGVLTMSEQVKAYPNPTQGAFTLEGYIQDIESIKMFDVTGWEVTQAITVKEMSATMTVVNMDNLPEGIYILYCDNQAIKVYNRP